The following are encoded together in the Blautia obeum ATCC 29174 genome:
- the dnaN gene encoding DNA polymerase III subunit beta: protein MKIICSKSNLLKSVNISLKAVPSKTTMPILECILMDATTNQIKFTTNDMELGIETIVDGHIEEKGMVALDAKIFYEIIRRLPDNDVTITTDSNFVATITCEKAKFTIPGKAGEDFAYLPVIEKDESLTLSQFTLKEMIRQTIFSIAVNENNRLMTGELFEIKDNCLKIVSLDGHRISIRKMPLKKEYSDRKIVVPGKTLSEISKILSGEIDDQVSIYFTKNHILFEFDQTMVVSRLIEGEYFRIDQMLSSDYDTKVSVNKKEFLDCIDRATLLVREGDKKPIVIEIKDNSMELKIDSAMGSMNEEIDIEKDGKDILIGFNPKFLIDALKVIDDEVIHMYLMNPKAPCFIRDDEENYTYLILPVNISQNQNR from the coding sequence ATGAAAATCATCTGTTCCAAAAGTAATCTTTTAAAAAGCGTAAATATATCTTTGAAAGCTGTACCATCCAAAACAACAATGCCAATTCTTGAATGTATTCTTATGGATGCAACAACAAATCAGATCAAATTTACTACCAATGACATGGAACTTGGTATTGAAACAATCGTTGATGGTCATATTGAAGAAAAAGGTATGGTTGCTCTTGATGCAAAAATCTTCTATGAAATCATTCGAAGACTTCCGGATAATGATGTAACCATTACCACAGACAGCAACTTCGTAGCTACGATCACCTGTGAAAAAGCCAAATTTACAATTCCGGGCAAAGCAGGCGAAGATTTTGCATATCTTCCGGTTATTGAAAAAGATGAATCACTGACTCTTTCTCAGTTTACTTTGAAAGAAATGATTCGTCAGACAATCTTTTCCATTGCAGTTAATGAAAATAACCGCCTGATGACTGGAGAATTATTTGAAATAAAAGATAATTGTCTGAAAATTGTTTCTCTGGATGGTCATCGTATCTCTATCCGGAAGATGCCTCTGAAAAAAGAATATTCAGATCGCAAGATCGTTGTTCCGGGAAAAACATTAAGTGAGATAAGCAAGATCCTGTCCGGTGAAATTGATGATCAGGTAAGTATCTATTTTACAAAAAATCATATTCTGTTTGAATTTGACCAGACTATGGTTGTTTCTAGACTGATCGAAGGAGAATATTTCCGCATTGATCAGATGCTTTCCAGTGATTACGATACAAAAGTCAGCGTAAACAAAAAAGAATTCCTTGACTGTATTGACCGAGCAACACTTCTGGTACGAGAAGGCGACAAAAAACCAATCGTAATCGAGATCAAAGATAACAGCATGGAACTGAAAATCGATTCTGCTATGGGTTCCATGAATGAAGAGATTGATATTGAAAAAGATGGTAAAGATATTCTCATCGGATTCAACCCGAAATTCCTGATCGATGCTTTGAAAGTTATAGATGATGAAGTAATTCATATGTATCTGATGAACCCGAAAGCACCATGTTTTATCAGAGATGATGAAGAAAACTACACATATCTGATCCTGCCAGTAAATATCAGTCAGAATCAGAATAGATAA
- a CDS encoding RNA-binding S4 domain-containing protein: MNDLEIKIRDEFIKLGQALKLAGVVEDGVEAKYAIQDGLVQVNGEVDQRRGRKVYEGDVITFEDQEIKVIR; this comes from the coding sequence GTGAATGATTTGGAAATCAAAATCAGAGATGAATTTATAAAACTCGGACAGGCTTTGAAACTTGCCGGAGTCGTAGAAGACGGAGTGGAAGCAAAGTATGCGATTCAGGATGGTCTTGTTCAGGTAAATGGTGAAGTTGACCAGCGAAGAGGCCGTAAGGTTTATGAAGGTGATGTGATCACTTTTGAAGATCAGGAAATCAAAGTCATCAGATAA
- the recF gene encoding DNA replication/repair protein RecF (All proteins in this family for which functions are known are DNA-binding proteins that assist the filamentation of RecA onto DNA for the initiation of recombination or recombinational repair.) → MYIESIELKNFRNYQDLQLDFDKGTNIFYGDNAQGKTNILESVYICGTTKSHKGSKDKEIIRFGEEESHIRMMVKKDELSYKIDMHLRKNKAKGVAINGLRIKKARELFGIVNLVFFSPEDLNIIKNGPGERRRFMDLELCQLDQIYLTDLAGYNHIVNQRNRLLKDLYQNPSLRETLEIWDIQMLQYGKKIIEKRRDFVRDLNDVIQDIHRNLTGGEEHLEVIYEPSTESECFEETLKKNRERDMRMKMTSAGPHRDDLCFMVNGIDIRKFGSQGQQRTAALSLKLSEIYLVKEKIKDTPILLLDDVLSELDSNRQTYLLDSIHDIQTLITCTGLDDFVSHQFHINKVFKVVKGEVFNPVN, encoded by the coding sequence ATGTATATAGAATCGATAGAACTTAAGAATTTCAGAAATTATCAGGATCTGCAGCTGGATTTTGATAAAGGAACCAATATTTTTTATGGAGATAATGCGCAGGGTAAAACCAATATTCTGGAATCTGTGTATATTTGTGGGACAACGAAATCACATAAAGGAAGTAAAGACAAAGAAATCATTCGTTTTGGAGAGGAAGAATCTCATATTCGAATGATGGTAAAAAAGGATGAGCTTTCTTATAAGATCGACATGCATCTTCGTAAAAATAAGGCAAAAGGCGTGGCAATCAATGGATTACGGATCAAAAAAGCCAGGGAATTATTTGGAATCGTAAATCTTGTTTTTTTCTCACCGGAGGATCTGAATATCATCAAAAACGGACCTGGTGAGAGAAGAAGATTTATGGATCTGGAATTATGCCAGCTTGACCAGATATATCTGACGGATCTGGCAGGATATAATCATATCGTAAATCAGAGAAACCGTCTTCTGAAAGATCTTTACCAGAATCCTTCTTTACGGGAAACACTGGAAATCTGGGACATTCAGATGTTGCAGTACGGAAAGAAGATCATTGAAAAAAGGCGGGATTTTGTCAGAGACCTGAATGATGTGATTCAGGATATCCACCGTAATCTGACGGGTGGAGAAGAACATCTTGAGGTTATTTATGAACCGAGTACAGAGTCAGAATGCTTTGAAGAAACTTTGAAAAAAAACAGAGAACGTGATATGCGGATGAAAATGACATCTGCCGGTCCACACAGAGATGATCTGTGTTTTATGGTAAACGGGATCGATATCCGGAAATTTGGTTCACAGGGACAGCAGAGAACAGCGGCCCTGTCTTTGAAACTTTCAGAAATCTATCTGGTAAAAGAAAAAATCAAAGATACGCCGATACTTCTTCTGGATGATGTACTTTCAGAGTTGGACAGCAACAGACAGACATATCTGCTGGACAGCATTCATGATATACAGACGCTAATTACCTGTACGGGACTGGATGATTTTGTAAGCCACCAGTTTCATATTAACAAAGTTTTCAAAGTAGTAAAAGGAGAGGTGTTTAACCCTGTAAATTAA